The genomic segment AAGAAATTGGCGTACCACGGCGGTAGAGTCGCTGCCTCCACACTTAGCTCTCGTTCCAAAAAGGCCCTAAGGTCTTTGGCATGCCGAGCTAGCGCTTGTTCGAAGAGGTCTTGTAGCCTTGACTCGGGATCAAACGGTTCGGTCGGAAAGCATATGGCCCAAAGTCCCGCTCGCAGTTCGGGTCCGAGAGGCAATGATTTCCCGGAAGCGTTGAATGAGGCTTGTGAGAAACCAGCGCCGAGGAACAAAATGGTGTCGCCGCGCCTCGCACGTTCACGCAGATATTTTATGACGTCTCTCGGAATGGCGTCGCCTTTCGACATCACACTACTCCACAGGAGGCGCGCGGTACCGCTCCGCGCTTTGCGACAGCGTCTAAGGGGCGACGCCAATCATCACTAAGGGAACCGCGGGATTCGACCGCCCTCCGCGGAGAAGGTTGTACAATTCGCCCTCGTAATATGCCACACCCGAGGACATGCATTCCTGCAACTCCTTCATCGGTAAAATCTCAATTCCAACGTCAATCTTTCTACCAACGAAGAACGCCACATGCTTGACGAATAAATCGTACGCAACGAAGGAGTATTTTCCGAATTGCACTTCGATGTGGATTCTGTTCTTAACGAAGTCGGTCTGGTTATATGAGAATATCGGTTGGATTCCGTTCGCGATAAGCTCCGCCTTCTGCTGTTCGGGAGGCATGTTCATTGTCTGGACGACGAGTTCTGCATTAGAAGTCACCCAATAGGACACCCGATCTTCATGCCAATCACGCGCGTGTAATTCCCTCTTGAACGCGCGATTCAACTCGATGGGGCTATAAAGGAGGCCTCGCGTAGCTTTTCGCTTTTCCTTTGAGATTTTCGTGCGGCATTCTTTCGCGTCGACCTTGTTTATAACGGATTCAATCTCACCCCAGAGACGCTTCTTGTGGACGAGAATGT from the Gemmatimonadaceae bacterium genome contains:
- a CDS encoding BglII/BstYI family type II restriction endonuclease, translated to MRLVEVYSHLNGKEHILVHKKRLWGEIESVINKVDAKECRTKISKEKRKATRGLLYSPIELNRAFKRELHARDWHEDRVSYWVTSNAELVVQTMNMPPEQQKAELIANGIQPIFSYNQTDFVKNRIHIEVQFGKYSFVAYDLFVKHVAFFVGRKIDVGIEILPMKELQECMSSGVAYYEGELYNLLRGGRSNPAVPLVMIGVAP